A portion of the Cellulophaga algicola DSM 14237 genome contains these proteins:
- a CDS encoding nucleotide sugar dehydrogenase: MKEITKICCIGAGYVGGPTMSVIAKKCPHIQVTVVDINADRIAQWNEADLDKLPIYEPGLKEIVAATRNKNLFFSTEVDKAIDEADVIFISVNTPTKTYGKGKGQAADLKFIELCARNIAKVATTDKIVVEKSTLPVRTAGAIKNILDNTGNGVNFEILSNPEFLAEGTAIQDLLNADRVLIGGDETPSGQKAKDLLSQIYENWLPKERILQTNVWSSELSKLVANAFLAQRVSSINSISALCEKTDANVEEVARAIGYDSRIGSKFLSSSVGFGGSCFQKDILNLVYISHSLGLQEVADYWEQVIIMNDYQKRRFADNIISTLYNTVSGKKIVFFGWAFKKDTNDTRESAAIYVADALLEERAELSVFDPQVKEQIVFRDLDYLNTRTPEENRNLLTVVNDPMEQVENAHAIAILTEWDEFKTYDWEKIYDKMLKPAFIFDGRRLLDKAKMEEIGFNYYRIGQV, encoded by the coding sequence ATGAAAGAAATCACAAAAATATGTTGTATCGGCGCAGGTTATGTTGGTGGTCCAACCATGTCCGTAATCGCTAAAAAATGTCCACATATTCAAGTAACTGTTGTTGATATCAATGCAGATAGAATTGCACAATGGAATGAGGCTGACTTGGATAAGTTACCAATCTACGAGCCAGGCCTAAAAGAAATTGTAGCCGCAACTAGAAATAAAAACTTATTTTTCTCTACAGAAGTAGATAAGGCTATTGACGAAGCAGATGTTATTTTCATCTCTGTAAATACTCCTACAAAAACCTACGGAAAAGGAAAAGGGCAAGCTGCAGATTTAAAATTTATTGAACTTTGCGCTAGAAATATTGCAAAAGTGGCTACCACAGATAAAATAGTAGTAGAAAAGTCTACCTTACCCGTACGTACTGCTGGGGCTATAAAAAATATTCTTGATAATACGGGTAATGGGGTGAATTTTGAAATCCTATCCAATCCTGAATTTTTAGCAGAAGGAACTGCTATTCAAGATTTACTAAATGCTGATCGTGTTTTAATTGGGGGTGATGAAACACCATCAGGTCAAAAAGCGAAAGATTTATTAAGTCAAATCTATGAAAACTGGTTGCCAAAAGAGCGTATTTTACAAACGAATGTTTGGTCTTCTGAGCTATCAAAATTAGTTGCAAATGCATTTTTAGCACAACGTGTATCTTCCATCAACTCTATTTCTGCGCTTTGTGAAAAAACAGATGCTAATGTTGAAGAAGTTGCAAGAGCTATTGGATATGATTCTCGTATTGGTTCTAAATTTTTAAGTTCTTCTGTTGGTTTTGGAGGTTCCTGTTTTCAGAAAGATATCCTAAATCTTGTGTATATTTCTCACAGCTTAGGCTTGCAAGAAGTTGCCGATTATTGGGAACAAGTAATCATCATGAATGATTATCAAAAAAGAAGGTTCGCAGATAATATTATCAGTACTTTATACAACACCGTATCGGGTAAAAAAATAGTATTCTTTGGTTGGGCATTTAAAAAAGACACCAATGATACTCGTGAATCTGCCGCTATCTATGTAGCAGATGCCTTATTAGAAGAAAGAGCGGAATTAAGCGTTTTTGATCCTCAAGTAAAAGAACAAATAGTATTTAGAGATTTAGATTATTTAAATACACGTACTCCCGAAGAAAATAGAAATTTACTTACCGTAGTAAATGATCCTATGGAGCAAGTAGAAAATGCTCATGCCATCGCTATACTAACCGAGTGGGATGAATTTAAAACCTACGATTGGGAGAAAATATATGACAAAATGTTAAAACCAGCCTTTATATTTGACGGAAGACGTCTTTTAGACAAAGCTAAAATGGAAGAAATTGGTTTTAACTATTACAGAATAGGTCAAGTTTAG
- a CDS encoding NAD-dependent epimerase: MKVLVTGAAGFIGFHTAQKLLDNGHEVVGLDNINDYYDTDLKFARLKELGILRKNATLFNSLSNSETFKDQFKFIRLNIEDRKNLPALFAEENFDIVCNLAAQAGVRYSIENPETYIDSNIVGFLNILECCRHHSINHLVYASSSSVYGLNKEVPFKTTDTVDHPISLYAASKKANELMAHTYSHLYGFATTGLRFFTVYGPWGRPDMAIYLFTDAISKNKPIKVFNHGDMERDFTYVDDIVEGVFRIIEKDTKERITKNEGYKIYNIGNNDSVKLTDFIIEIEKNLAVTAQKEFLPMQPGDVARTWANVDELITDYNYSPKTSVSSGIKKFVQWYQEYHSKNALK, encoded by the coding sequence ATGAAAGTACTAGTAACTGGAGCTGCAGGATTTATTGGCTTCCATACCGCGCAAAAATTATTAGATAACGGACATGAGGTTGTTGGTTTAGACAATATTAATGATTATTATGACACTGATCTAAAATTTGCGAGGCTAAAAGAGTTAGGTATCTTAAGAAAGAACGCAACTCTTTTTAATAGCTTAAGTAATAGTGAAACTTTCAAAGATCAATTTAAGTTTATAAGGCTCAATATTGAAGACCGTAAAAACTTACCCGCGTTATTCGCCGAAGAAAATTTTGATATTGTTTGTAATTTGGCTGCACAAGCTGGTGTTAGGTATAGTATTGAAAATCCAGAAACGTATATTGATAGTAATATTGTTGGCTTTTTAAATATTTTAGAATGTTGCAGACATCACTCAATTAATCATTTAGTATACGCAAGTAGTTCAAGTGTTTATGGTTTAAATAAAGAAGTTCCTTTTAAAACAACTGACACTGTAGACCACCCAATAAGCTTATACGCTGCAAGTAAAAAAGCGAATGAACTAATGGCACACACCTATAGTCATCTCTATGGGTTTGCTACAACAGGGCTACGTTTCTTCACCGTGTATGGACCATGGGGAAGACCTGATATGGCTATCTATTTATTCACCGATGCTATAAGTAAAAATAAGCCTATTAAAGTTTTTAACCATGGAGACATGGAACGAGATTTCACGTATGTCGATGATATTGTTGAAGGAGTGTTTAGGATCATAGAAAAAGATACTAAAGAACGAATCACAAAAAACGAAGGTTATAAAATCTATAATATAGGAAACAACGACAGTGTGAAGTTAACAGATTTCATTATTGAGATTGAAAAAAATTTAGCAGTAACCGCTCAAAAAGAATTTTTACCGATGCAACCTGGAGATGTAGCAAGAACTTGGGCAAATGTAGATGAGTTAATTACAGATTATAATTATTCTCCGAAAACTTCTGTTTCAAGTGGTATCAAAAAATTTGTGCAATGGTATCAGGAGTATCATTCTAAAAATGCATTAAAATAA
- a CDS encoding polysaccharide biosynthesis/export family protein has translation MKITLILGAAVLLLSSCGSKKDVVYFQDISDYETLIDETQFVPKFKVDDLVSIFISTLNPEASAPFNLFTGGATGGLGGGMAQQVDYLVDQNGNIDFPVIGQIKISGLSSDELRELLKGKLSDYLKDPIINIRLQNFSISILGQVNRPGTYPVNGEQITILEAIGLAGDLNIKGMRENILVIREFNGTFVHHRINILSKEAMKSPVFYLTQNDVVYVEPNKSAITSSSLDNRATIAISIASVLITSSVLLLTRN, from the coding sequence ATGAAAATTACCCTAATACTAGGTGCAGCCGTATTACTTTTATCTTCTTGTGGCTCTAAAAAAGATGTCGTATACTTTCAAGACATCAGTGATTATGAAACCTTAATAGATGAAACGCAGTTTGTGCCAAAGTTTAAAGTAGACGATTTGGTGAGTATTTTTATTTCTACCTTAAATCCAGAAGCGAGTGCTCCTTTTAATCTGTTTACAGGAGGTGCTACTGGAGGTTTAGGCGGAGGAATGGCACAGCAAGTAGATTATTTAGTGGATCAAAATGGGAATATAGATTTTCCTGTTATTGGTCAGATTAAAATTTCAGGTTTATCTTCTGATGAATTAAGAGAATTACTTAAAGGGAAATTATCTGATTATTTAAAAGATCCTATTATTAATATTCGCTTACAAAACTTTTCTATTTCTATACTAGGTCAAGTAAATAGACCAGGTACCTATCCTGTAAATGGAGAGCAAATTACCATTTTAGAAGCGATTGGTTTAGCAGGAGATTTAAATATTAAAGGGATGCGAGAAAACATCTTAGTCATCCGTGAATTTAATGGCACCTTTGTACACCACAGGATTAATATTTTAAGTAAAGAAGCAATGAAATCGCCTGTGTTTTATTTAACGCAGAATGATGTAGTGTATGTAGAGCCTAACAAATCTGCTATTACTTCTTCTTCATTAGATAATAGAGCTACCATTGCCATCTCAATTGCGTCTGTATTAATTACATCGTCTGTGTTATTGCTAACTCGTAATTAA
- a CDS encoding c-type cytochrome has protein sequence MKIVIKSAAIIFSLLLTACGGKEEKKKDDFNINREKTKTEKPAETAPTTSAIPASKRVDLENKGVGPVTSVTLAPDIDQALAKKGEEVYTQMCLACHKTDKKFIGPAPTGILKRRSPEWVMNMILNPEVMIKEDPLAKELMAEFNGAPMANQGLTEDQARSVLEFFRTLE, from the coding sequence ATGAAAATAGTAATTAAAAGTGCCGCAATCATTTTTTCACTTTTATTAACGGCCTGCGGAGGCAAAGAAGAAAAGAAGAAAGATGACTTTAATATCAATCGTGAAAAAACGAAAACAGAAAAACCAGCAGAAACGGCTCCGACCACTAGTGCAATTCCTGCATCCAAACGCGTAGATCTTGAAAATAAAGGGGTAGGTCCTGTAACGTCAGTAACCTTAGCTCCAGATATTGATCAGGCTTTGGCTAAAAAAGGGGAAGAGGTTTACACGCAAATGTGTCTTGCTTGTCATAAGACAGACAAAAAGTTTATTGGTCCTGCACCAACAGGTATTTTGAAAAGACGTAGTCCGGAATGGGTAATGAACATGATTTTGAATCCTGAAGTTATGATTAAAGAAGATCCTTTAGCAAAAGAGCTTATGGCTGAGTTTAATGGTGCGCCAATGGCGAATCAAGGACTTACCGAAGATCAAGCACGTAGTGTCCTTGAATTTTTTAGAACCCTAGAATAA
- a CDS encoding GumC family protein, translating to MENSDLNEIIKKYSKNWYWFLLCVVIALVSAFFFIRYSVPQYSAQSKIQILEDDQSGSSMDVFQDLDLFSGSKNNIEDEIEIIKSRANVTDVVLKLGLNTSFMVKGTIKDAEIYKNEPIKLNFIGEDSLLYNAKLNLLVTIKNDHEFSLIEGESKSAKTYAFGKNVPSKLGDLIITPNSPFFDKYIGKELRVEVSPLENIVVNYQKRILIAPADEKSNIINLSLTDPVQEKARDILNSLVVIYNNNAVADKKEIADRTSEFINDRITSIYDNLASVDQNAQDFKTEKGLTDIASEANINLNFGAANEQELQNMTTQLQMASSMKDIVDTQSGYDILPTNIGLSDPSIANTTSKYNELVLERKRLLKSSNEKNPIIVNLDQELSGLKRTMQSSLSGMTNNLGLQVNSLSSQRSVINSKIYSAPRNERALRDITRKQQTTESLYLYLLQKREESQITFASASAKSKIVEWAYNTSKVPVSPKKPIIFLASFILGLLVPFSIIYLKDLMDNKISNKINLEKIVKNNAVLAELPKISRSDSKMVLNDDRSVLAESLRILRTNLDYLIKNNRVGEEKGNVIYVTSSVSGEGKTFLSSNLSMILANTNKKVLLIGADIRNPKIGTFFSDNQKNVDKLKYATNEKNNIGLTEYLNDDAINSKDIINSLLVNKSSVDIIYSGKIPANPAELLMSDRIEGLLQEMSALYDYVIVDTAPLMVVSDTLIISPYANHILYVTRAGVTENSVIQFPLKLQAEGKLKNLSFVVNDVKNSDLGYGGKYGYGYAAEEKKWWKFWA from the coding sequence ATGGAGAATTCCGATTTAAATGAAATTATAAAAAAATACAGTAAAAACTGGTATTGGTTTTTATTGTGTGTTGTAATTGCATTAGTGAGTGCTTTTTTCTTTATTAGATATTCTGTTCCGCAATATTCGGCACAAAGTAAAATTCAGATATTAGAAGATGACCAGTCTGGATCCTCCATGGACGTTTTTCAAGATTTAGATCTTTTTTCTGGCAGCAAAAATAATATTGAAGACGAGATAGAAATTATTAAATCTAGAGCAAATGTAACTGATGTTGTTTTAAAGTTAGGCTTAAACACCTCTTTTATGGTAAAAGGTACTATAAAAGATGCTGAGATTTATAAGAATGAACCAATTAAATTAAATTTTATAGGGGAAGATTCCTTATTGTATAATGCCAAATTAAATCTACTGGTTACGATTAAAAATGATCATGAATTTTCGCTTATTGAAGGTGAAAGTAAAAGTGCTAAAACCTATGCATTTGGGAAAAATGTTCCGTCTAAACTAGGCGATTTAATCATTACGCCAAATTCTCCATTTTTTGATAAGTATATTGGTAAAGAATTAAGAGTTGAAGTTTCTCCTTTAGAGAATATAGTTGTTAATTATCAAAAGAGAATATTGATAGCCCCAGCAGATGAAAAATCTAATATCATTAATTTATCTTTAACAGACCCTGTTCAAGAAAAAGCGAGGGATATTCTAAATAGTTTGGTCGTTATTTATAACAATAATGCCGTAGCCGATAAAAAGGAAATAGCCGATAGAACCTCCGAATTTATAAATGATAGAATTACTAGTATTTATGATAATTTAGCTTCTGTAGACCAAAATGCCCAGGATTTTAAAACAGAAAAGGGGCTAACAGATATTGCTTCTGAGGCAAACATTAATTTAAATTTTGGAGCTGCCAACGAACAAGAGCTTCAGAACATGACAACGCAATTACAAATGGCGTCTTCCATGAAAGATATTGTAGATACGCAAAGTGGGTATGATATTTTACCTACCAATATAGGTTTATCGGATCCTTCAATAGCAAATACGACCAGTAAGTATAACGAGCTTGTATTAGAGCGTAAGCGTTTGTTAAAGAGTTCTAACGAGAAAAACCCCATCATTGTAAATTTAGATCAGGAATTGTCAGGTTTAAAACGTACCATGCAGTCTAGTTTAAGTGGAATGACAAATAACTTGGGTTTACAAGTAAATAGTTTAAGTAGCCAACGTTCTGTAATTAATTCAAAAATTTACTCGGCACCCCGTAACGAAAGAGCTTTAAGAGATATTACCCGTAAGCAGCAAACTACAGAATCATTATACTTGTACTTGCTTCAAAAACGCGAGGAGTCTCAAATCACATTTGCCTCGGCAAGTGCAAAATCTAAAATAGTAGAGTGGGCGTATAACACGAGTAAAGTTCCTGTATCACCTAAAAAACCGATTATCTTTTTAGCTTCCTTTATTTTAGGCTTGCTGGTTCCTTTTTCTATTATTTATCTTAAAGATTTGATGGATAATAAAATTTCTAATAAGATAAATTTAGAGAAAATTGTAAAAAATAATGCCGTTTTAGCAGAGCTGCCTAAAATATCTAGAAGTGATTCTAAGATGGTCTTAAATGATGACCGATCAGTATTGGCAGAATCACTAAGAATCCTGAGAACGAACCTAGATTATTTGATTAAGAATAATAGAGTAGGAGAAGAGAAAGGAAATGTTATTTATGTTACCTCTAGTGTGTCTGGAGAAGGTAAAACATTCTTGTCTTCTAATTTGTCTATGATTTTGGCTAACACGAATAAAAAAGTGTTATTGATTGGTGCAGATATTAGAAACCCTAAAATTGGAACTTTCTTTAGTGATAATCAGAAGAATGTAGATAAGTTAAAATATGCCACAAACGAAAAGAATAATATTGGTTTAACGGAATATTTAAATGACGATGCCATTAATTCAAAGGATATTATCAATTCTCTTTTAGTGAATAAAAGCTCCGTTGATATTATTTATTCTGGTAAAATACCGGCTAATCCTGCAGAACTTTTGATGAGTGATAGAATCGAAGGATTGTTGCAAGAGATGAGCGCACTTTATGATTATGTAATTGTAGATACCGCTCCATTAATGGTCGTTTCTGATACCTTGATTATTAGTCCGTATGCGAACCATATTTTATATGTAACTAGAGCAGGAGTAACCGAAAATAGTGTGATACAATTTCCATTAAAATTACAGGCCGAAGGGAAACTGAAAAACCTATCATTTGTAGTGAATGATGTTAAAAATTCAGACCTTGGCTATGGAGGAAAATATGGATATGGGTATGCAGCAGAAGAAAAAAAATGGTGGAAGTTTTGGGCTTAA
- a CDS encoding COG2426 family protein, which yields MILDYIIAMLWSISPFGEAKVGIPFGLLRGLNIYLVFLLCFTANVLVFPLMMFFLDKINHYFLRWKFYKKSAIYIARKAKVGSGDKIKKYGFWGLIFFVMLPVPGTGVYAGSIATYLFKIEKKKAFLANTIGIFFSSLIIWVTTVLTMKGIS from the coding sequence GTGATTCTAGATTATATTATAGCCATGTTATGGAGTATTTCTCCTTTTGGAGAAGCTAAAGTTGGTATTCCCTTTGGTTTGTTAAGAGGGTTAAATATCTATTTGGTTTTTTTACTTTGTTTTACGGCAAACGTGCTAGTTTTTCCATTAATGATGTTTTTTTTAGATAAAATTAACCATTACTTTTTACGTTGGAAATTTTATAAAAAATCTGCCATCTATATCGCTAGAAAAGCAAAAGTAGGATCAGGAGATAAAATTAAGAAATACGGTTTTTGGGGTCTTATATTTTTTGTAATGCTACCCGTACCGGGTACAGGTGTTTATGCAGGGAGTATTGCCACCTATTTATTTAAGATAGAAAAGAAAAAAGCTTTTTTAGCCAATACGATAGGCATCTTTTTCTCTTCTTTAATTATTTGGGTTACTACAGTTTTAACCATGAAAGGCATTTCATAA
- a CDS encoding nucleoside-diphosphate sugar epimerase/dehydratase translates to MIQNYLNATASRYASKWLVLIVDVILVSFSFVLAYFILFNLTMNFDIHKLFVQLPFVALISLVSFLIIGSYKGVVRHTGVRDVYNIFNAICLSSIITIVIVVANRAYNFFDGFTVPLTIIIIHSLLSFIALTASRYVFKALYFNIVMNNYNSASKNVLIYGAGESGILTHSALTNASKSKVKVVGYIDKDQQKVGKHINGVKVYHNDALTESFILKKDISEVIFSIQNIDHKKLRVLVESLVDYPVLVKIVPAVEDWINGELKLSQIKQVQIEDLLDRATIDIKNSNIAEELKNKTVLVTGGAGSIGSEIVRQVCTYGYKSLIVIDQAESALYDLQQELKQNGFHNFIPIVADVRDKNRMNIVFQEYAPNIVFHAAAYKHVPLMEYNSYEAIKINVAGTKVLCDLSAHYNVDKFVFVSTDKAVNPTNVMGATKRIAEMYISCMQQLKKTKFITTRFGNVLGSNGSVIPLFKKQIEKGGPLTVTHEDVTRFFMTIPEASQLVLEAGAMGEGGEIFIFDMGESVKIFDLAKNMIKLSGLKYPEDIDIKVTGLRPGEKLYEELLANGENILPTYHKKIMISKVRELDYTTIRSNINQLCVSNMFFDADVVRLMKEIVPEYISKNSDLCKIDDQIEEKTKKNDASSLEKNILQS, encoded by the coding sequence ATGATTCAAAATTATTTAAATGCAACCGCAAGTAGATACGCCTCTAAATGGCTGGTACTTATAGTTGATGTTATTTTAGTATCCTTTTCCTTTGTATTGGCTTATTTTATCTTATTCAATTTAACGATGAATTTTGATATTCATAAGTTATTTGTGCAATTGCCTTTTGTGGCTCTTATTTCTTTAGTATCCTTTTTAATTATTGGGTCTTATAAAGGGGTAGTGCGCCATACCGGTGTCAGAGATGTGTATAACATCTTTAATGCCATTTGTTTGTCGAGTATTATTACCATTGTTATTGTCGTAGCCAATAGAGCATATAATTTTTTTGATGGCTTTACGGTTCCTTTAACCATCATTATTATTCATAGCTTATTAAGTTTTATAGCCTTAACAGCATCTCGTTATGTGTTTAAAGCCTTGTACTTTAATATTGTAATGAATAATTACAATTCAGCTTCAAAAAATGTGTTGATCTATGGTGCTGGAGAATCTGGAATTTTAACCCATAGCGCATTGACAAATGCGTCTAAAAGTAAAGTAAAGGTTGTTGGGTATATTGATAAGGATCAACAAAAAGTTGGAAAGCACATAAACGGCGTTAAAGTATATCATAATGATGCGCTAACCGAAAGTTTTATCTTGAAAAAGGATATTTCAGAAGTTATTTTTTCAATCCAAAACATAGATCATAAAAAGTTACGTGTTTTAGTAGAAAGTCTGGTAGACTATCCTGTATTAGTTAAAATTGTTCCTGCGGTTGAAGATTGGATCAATGGAGAATTAAAACTGTCTCAGATTAAACAAGTACAGATTGAAGATCTACTGGATAGAGCAACTATTGATATTAAAAACTCCAATATTGCCGAAGAATTAAAAAATAAAACGGTTTTAGTTACGGGTGGTGCAGGATCTATTGGAAGTGAAATTGTAAGACAAGTATGTACCTATGGTTATAAATCTTTAATTGTAATAGACCAAGCAGAATCTGCACTATATGATTTGCAGCAAGAATTAAAGCAAAATGGCTTTCATAATTTTATTCCTATTGTAGCAGATGTAAGAGATAAGAATAGAATGAATATTGTTTTTCAGGAGTATGCTCCGAATATTGTTTTTCATGCAGCAGCTTATAAGCATGTTCCTTTAATGGAATACAATTCTTATGAAGCTATAAAAATTAATGTAGCCGGAACCAAAGTGTTGTGTGATTTGTCTGCGCATTACAATGTAGATAAATTTGTATTTGTTTCTACAGACAAAGCCGTTAACCCAACAAATGTAATGGGAGCAACAAAGCGAATTGCAGAGATGTATATTAGCTGTATGCAACAATTAAAGAAAACGAAATTTATTACCACCCGTTTTGGAAATGTATTGGGCTCTAATGGTTCTGTAATTCCGTTGTTTAAAAAACAAATAGAAAAAGGCGGACCTTTGACCGTTACCCATGAAGATGTAACACGTTTTTTTATGACGATTCCGGAAGCCTCACAATTGGTGTTGGAAGCAGGAGCAATGGGAGAAGGTGGTGAGATTTTTATATTTGATATGGGAGAATCTGTTAAAATATTTGACCTAGCCAAGAATATGATTAAACTTTCTGGTTTAAAATATCCAGAAGATATTGATATTAAAGTTACGGGATTACGACCAGGGGAAAAATTGTATGAAGAACTTTTGGCTAATGGTGAAAATATTTTACCTACCTACCACAAGAAGATTATGATTAGTAAGGTTCGGGAGTTAGACTATACCACCATCCGTTCTAATATTAACCAACTTTGTGTGTCAAATATGTTTTTTGATGCTGATGTGGTGCGCTTAATGAAAGAGATTGTGCCTGAATATATCTCAAAAAATTCTGACCTTTGTAAAATAGATGATCAGATTGAAGAGAAGACTAAAAAAAATGATGCGTCTAGCTTAGAAAAAAATATTTTGCAATCATAA
- a CDS encoding aminotransferase class I/II-fold pyridoxal phosphate-dependent enzyme — MADSKIWLSSPHMGTNEEMYVKQAFDTNWVAPLGPNVDAFEVAIQEYVGEGVAVAALSSGTGAIHLALEILGVSSGDEVLCQSFTFSASANPIKYLGANPVFIDSEKATWNMCPILLEEAINDRIKKGKKPKAIVAVHLYGMPYKIKEITGISERYNIPIVEDSAEALGSSYNGIKCSSFGAIGILSFNGNKIITTSGGGALVSKNKEYRKKAIFLATQARDDAPHYQHSNVGYNYRMSNILAGIGRGQMEVLEDRVAARRANYELYVNGLAAISELEFLQEPVGYFSNRWLSCILTPSFEVREEVRLLLLDHNIESRPLWKPMHLQPIFENAPNYSNGTSEDLFNRGLCLPSGSNLTKEEVLSIIQLIKTVFS, encoded by the coding sequence ATGGCAGACTCTAAAATATGGCTTTCTTCTCCGCACATGGGGACTAATGAAGAAATGTATGTTAAACAAGCATTTGATACCAACTGGGTAGCCCCTTTAGGACCAAATGTAGATGCCTTTGAAGTAGCCATCCAAGAGTACGTAGGTGAAGGAGTTGCTGTAGCAGCCTTAAGTTCAGGTACTGGTGCAATCCATTTAGCTTTAGAAATTTTAGGGGTGTCATCTGGAGATGAAGTTTTATGCCAGAGTTTCACCTTTTCTGCTTCAGCTAATCCTATAAAATATTTAGGAGCTAATCCTGTTTTTATAGATAGCGAGAAAGCTACTTGGAATATGTGTCCTATATTATTGGAAGAAGCGATAAACGACCGCATTAAAAAAGGAAAAAAACCCAAAGCAATAGTTGCGGTACATTTATATGGTATGCCGTATAAAATAAAAGAGATTACAGGAATCTCTGAGAGGTATAACATCCCTATTGTAGAAGATAGTGCAGAGGCATTAGGGAGTAGCTACAATGGAATTAAATGTAGTAGTTTTGGAGCTATTGGGATTTTATCTTTCAACGGAAATAAAATTATTACCACTTCTGGAGGAGGAGCTTTAGTCTCTAAAAATAAAGAATATAGAAAAAAAGCAATTTTTCTTGCGACACAAGCAAGGGATGATGCACCACACTATCAACATTCTAATGTGGGGTATAATTATAGGATGAGTAATATTTTGGCAGGAATTGGAAGAGGCCAAATGGAAGTGCTTGAGGATAGAGTAGCAGCAAGGAGAGCAAATTACGAGCTTTATGTGAATGGATTAGCAGCAATTAGTGAATTAGAATTTTTGCAAGAACCTGTCGGTTATTTTTCTAACAGATGGTTGAGTTGTATTTTAACTCCGTCATTTGAGGTTAGAGAGGAAGTGCGACTATTATTGTTAGACCATAATATAGAATCAAGACCTTTATGGAAACCAATGCATTTACAACCAATTTTTGAAAATGCCCCTAATTATTCAAATGGAACCTCTGAAGATTTATTCAATAGAGGGCTTTGTTTGCCGAGCGGTTCTAATCTAACAAAAGAAGAAGTTTTATCTATAATACAGTTAATTAAAACAGTATTCTCATGA
- a CDS encoding tyrosine-protein phosphatase — translation MFHIFQKKKFLVDLLNGFVDIHNHILPGIDDGAKTVEDSMSLIHEFNELGVHKFVATPHIMDNYYPNTPKTISQSLALLKNELIKKGLTQISIEAAAEHMIDANFDNLLERSEVMPIRNQYLLVEMSYLQASINFEDAIQKIGSSKYFPILAHPERYNYLHKTKKYEQYKKTGILFQLNMLSLGGYYGDSVKKCAYQLLENNQIDFIASDIHRMQHMHELKKIQLTQKTIDYLLPILDRTVQNFS, via the coding sequence ATGTTTCATATTTTTCAAAAGAAAAAATTTTTAGTAGATCTTCTAAATGGCTTCGTTGATATTCATAACCATATTCTTCCAGGAATTGATGATGGCGCAAAGACCGTAGAGGATTCTATGAGTTTGATTCATGAATTTAATGAATTAGGAGTCCATAAATTTGTCGCTACACCCCACATCATGGATAACTACTACCCTAACACTCCTAAAACTATTTCTCAATCCTTAGCGCTTTTAAAAAATGAATTAATAAAAAAGGGGCTGACTCAAATTTCTATTGAAGCTGCAGCAGAACATATGATTGATGCAAACTTTGATAATTTATTAGAACGTTCTGAGGTTATGCCTATTCGCAATCAATATTTACTAGTTGAAATGTCTTATTTACAAGCTTCTATTAATTTTGAAGATGCTATTCAAAAGATAGGTTCTTCAAAATACTTTCCTATTCTAGCACATCCTGAACGTTATAATTACCTTCATAAGACTAAAAAATACGAACAGTATAAAAAAACGGGAATCCTATTTCAATTAAACATGCTCTCCTTAGGAGGCTATTATGGCGATTCTGTAAAAAAATGCGCTTATCAGTTATTGGAAAATAATCAAATTGATTTTATTGCTTCAGACATTCACCGTATGCAGCATATGCATGAACTTAAAAAAATTCAACTCACTCAAAAAACAATCGATTATTTACTTCCAATATTAGATAGAACGGTTCAAAATTTTAGTTAA